GCCATGGGACCTCGTAGGGGAGTACCGCCGGTGACTATCTCGCTGAGGGATGTACCTCGTGGGAATCCCAGAGCGGGAGCGTACACCAAGGTGGCTGAGTCTGATCGAAGCGGACTAAGGCGCGTCTGAAGCGCCGGTACTGGGCTGACCGAGTGAACAGGGCCCGATGGGTTGCGCTCAGCGGGAGCTTCGTTACGGGATCGACGTTTTGGGAATTGCACAGTGGGCATGCGATGCGGGATGCTTACCGTGTCGATCCCACCACTCCGGCGTCAGCGCACCGTTCGCGGTGGCGCCGCCCAGCGGAGAGGACTGATCATGCTCGTCGCACTCCGGTTAGGGTCCCTGGTTCGCGCCGCGGCGGTTCTCGTACTGCTCGTCGGCATCCTCGTTTTGTTGTTGTTCTGGCCCCAGGCCGCGGAACCGGCCTCCGGCGATCCCGCGCCGAGCGGTCCGGTCAGCGAGCAGGCTCTCGGCGGACTGCCGAGCATCGCCTTCTCGCTCAGTGGCACCGCGGCGCTGAACGTCCGCGACTGCCCCGAACCGTCCTGCGCGAAGGTCGGCCTGGTGACGGCCGGCGACCGGTTCACCGCGCACTGCTGGGTTTCCGGTACCGCGGTGGACGGGGACAACCTCTGGCTGCGCGGCACCTTCGACGGCCGGGCGGGTTTCGCCTCGGCGCACTTCCTCGACGGTCCGGGATTCACCGCCACCACCGACCTGGTGCCCGGGTGCGTCACCCCGGCCGAACTGCCCGAAACCCTTGCCGCCGGCTGAGTCCGACGGGCTCGCGGACGCCCGCGGGCCCGTCACCAGCGGTGATGTAACGGAGGGTCATCAACCACGGAGTGTCAGCCCGATAAGGTGGATCTGTTCGGTTGAGGCAGCGTCACAGCGTTCGGCCTAGTAGGTTGGTCCGACTTTGTGAAAAAAGCACCCACCGGACCCTGATTTCCGGTAAAAAGACGGTCTCTGCGCGTCTTCTACCTCGAGGGGTCTCCGCGTGAAACACGAAGTGACGGTCGCGCAGCTGTTGGAACGCGAGGGCTGGGATTCCAGACGCCGCCCCAAGTCGCGTTCGCGGCTGCAGCTGTTCTCCGTGATGGCCGCCGTGGTGATCGGCTGTGGCATCGCCGCGTTGCTGGTCCGTGTGGTCCACGCGCCGTCGCCGGAGCACCGCGCCGAAACCATCGTCGAGGACGTCGGCATCGTCCAGCCGCCGGCGCGCACACCCAGCGGGGTGGCGGGCCCGGAGGCCACGGTGGCTTCCGACGAGCCGAAGCTGGTGCCGGGCGGGGGTGCCTGGTACGAGGAGGAAGAGACCACCACCCGCGATCGGGAAACCACCACCACGCCGACCACGGCCTCGAAGAAGCCGACCACCACCACGACGAACCAGCCGTCGAACCCCGGTGGCGGCACCGATCCGACGACCACCACCACGTCGAAGAAGCCGACGACGACCACGACGAAGTGCGTCATCTGGCCGCTGATCTGCTGAGGTTCAGCCGATCAGCGCGCTCAGATTGGTGATCGAGCGCCGCAGCTCGCCGCGCACCGCCCGGCCGATGGCCATGCCGACCGGGCCGAACACGGGTTTCCCGCGCACGTCCGCGTCGATGCGGACCTCCGAACCCGAGTCCACCGGCCGGATCCCCAGTGCCAGCGCGATGCGCACCCCGCCGACGCCGTCCCCGGAGATGGACATCGCGCTCGGCTCGTCGTAGCTCTCCACGCGCCAGGTGATCCGGTTGCGGAAGCCCTTCACCGACACCACCGAGGTGAACGTGGTGCCGTGGGTGATCTCCGGCGGGATCGGGCTGCGCCAGGCTTCGTGCAGCACCAGCCATTCGTCGAACCTGGTCAGGTCGGCCGCCACCGACCAGGTCTGTTCCGGCGTCGAATCGATTCGAGCCGACACGCTCACCTTGGCCACCGGCGCAGGTTACCCGCCGCGGTGATTACTGTGTGCGCCTGTCGACCGATGGAAGGAGAGTCTGTGATGCGCACCCGTTCACTCGGCACCACCGGCCCCGAGATCCCCGTGCTGGGACTGGGCTGCATGGGCATGTCGGACCTCTACGGCCCGGCGGTCGCCGACGACGGGATCGCCACCATCCACGCCGCGCTCGACGCCGGGCTCACCCTGCTCGACACCGGTGACTTCTACGGCGCCGGGCACAACGAACTGCTCATCGAGCGCGCCCTGCGCGGCCGCCGGGAGAAGGCCGTGATCAGCGTGAAGTTCGGCGCGCTGCGCGGCCCGGCCGGTGACTGGCTGGGTTTCGACGGCCGTCCGGAAGCGGTGAAGAACGCGCTGGCGTACTCGCTGGGCAGGCTGGGCGTCGACCACATCGATATCTACCGCCCGGCGCGCCTCGACCCGGCGGTGCCGATCGAGGAGACCGTCGGGGCCATCGCGGAGATGATCGAAGCCGGGTACGTCAAGCACATCGGACTGTCCGAAGTGGGTGCCGAGACCATTCGCCGCGCGGCCGCCGTGCACCCGATCGCCGACCTCCAGATCGAGTATTCCCTGCTCTCACGCGACATCGAACGTGAAATCCTGCCGACCTGCGTCGAACTCGGCATCGGCCTGACCGCGTACGGCGTGCTTTCGCGCGGGCTGCTCTCCGGTCACTGGACCCAGGAGCGCGACCTGCCCGCCGACGACTTCCGCGCGATTAGCCCGCGCTTCCAGGGCGAGAACCTGCGTCGCAACCTCGAACTGGCCGACGCGCTGCGCGGGGTCGCCGAAGCCAAGGGCGCCACCCCGGCGGCCGTGGCCATCGCGTGGGTGCTCACCCGCGGCGAGCACGTCGTACCGCTGGTCGGCGCGCGCAAGCCGGAGCGGCTGGCCGAGGCGCTGGCCGCGGTCGACCTCGAACTGACCGACGAGGACCTCGCCGCGATCGAGGCCGCGGTGCCCGCCGGTGCCGCCGCCGGACCGCGTTACCCGGAGCCGCTCATGGAGCACCTCGACTCAGAGCACTGAGCTGCCGGTCGTGCGGGCGCCGGAGCAGCAGCTGGGCCGCGACGGCGCCGCACAGGCAGAGGAACATGTCCCACTGGGTGTCCCAGATGTCGCCCTGGGTGCCGAGGAAGTCTTCGGCGCCGGCGCCGAGCACCACGGCCGAGCCCCATTCGACGAACTCGAAGCAGGCGGCGAAGGCGAGGCAAACGCTTGCGGTGAGCAGGAAGGTCCAGCCGCCCCGGCGCAGCGGGGTCAGCCGCAGCAGCAGTTCGCGCACCAGGATGGCGGGCACGAAGCCCTGCACGACGTGCGCGAAGCGGTCGTAGTGGTTGCGCGAGGTGCCCCAGGTTTCCTGGACCCAGTTGCCGAGCGGGGTTTCGGCGTAGGTGTAGTGGCCGCCGTAGCAGAGCACCAGCGCGTGGAAGACCAGCAGCCAGAGCAGCAGCCGGGTCGGCGGGAAGCGCTTGCGGAAGACCAGCAGCAGCGCCACCCCGATGAAGATCCACACCACTTCGAGCAGCCAGGTCAGCACGCTCTTCGCGCCGATGCCGGACCACAGCAGCGCGGCCGCCACCACGGCCAGCAGGAAAACCACCTCGGCGCG
The genomic region above belongs to Amycolatopsis sp. YIM 10 and contains:
- a CDS encoding SH3 domain-containing protein, producing the protein MLVALRLGSLVRAAAVLVLLVGILVLLLFWPQAAEPASGDPAPSGPVSEQALGGLPSIAFSLSGTAALNVRDCPEPSCAKVGLVTAGDRFTAHCWVSGTAVDGDNLWLRGTFDGRAGFASAHFLDGPGFTATTDLVPGCVTPAELPETLAAG
- a CDS encoding SRPBCC family protein, yielding MAKVSVSARIDSTPEQTWSVAADLTRFDEWLVLHEAWRSPIPPEITHGTTFTSVVSVKGFRNRITWRVESYDEPSAMSISGDGVGGVRIALALGIRPVDSGSEVRIDADVRGKPVFGPVGMAIGRAVRGELRRSITNLSALIG
- a CDS encoding aldo/keto reductase, which encodes MRTRSLGTTGPEIPVLGLGCMGMSDLYGPAVADDGIATIHAALDAGLTLLDTGDFYGAGHNELLIERALRGRREKAVISVKFGALRGPAGDWLGFDGRPEAVKNALAYSLGRLGVDHIDIYRPARLDPAVPIEETVGAIAEMIEAGYVKHIGLSEVGAETIRRAAAVHPIADLQIEYSLLSRDIEREILPTCVELGIGLTAYGVLSRGLLSGHWTQERDLPADDFRAISPRFQGENLRRNLELADALRGVAEAKGATPAAVAIAWVLTRGEHVVPLVGARKPERLAEALAAVDLELTDEDLAAIEAAVPAGAAAGPRYPEPLMEHLDSEH
- a CDS encoding DUF2238 domain-containing protein, translated to MIRRAEVVFLLAVVAAALLWSGIGAKSVLTWLLEVVWIFIGVALLLVFRKRFPPTRLLLWLLVFHALVLCYGGHYTYAETPLGNWVQETWGTSRNHYDRFAHVVQGFVPAILVRELLLRLTPLRRGGWTFLLTASVCLAFAACFEFVEWGSAVVLGAGAEDFLGTQGDIWDTQWDMFLCLCGAVAAQLLLRRPHDRQLSALSRGAP